From Bradyrhizobium sp. NDS-1, the proteins below share one genomic window:
- a CDS encoding polyprenyl synthetase family protein, whose translation MTGTSPSDFAKRLDKTADDTEALLGRLLSDDILHDEIARPKRLMDAMRYSSLNGGKRLRPFLVVESAAVFSVPREAALLVGAALECIHCYSLIHDDLPAMDNSDLRRGRPTLHKKTDDATAILAGDGLLTLAFDIITRDEIHRDANVRLLLTRALARCAGIGGMVGGQILDLAGEGRFGGNEPIDVARIQQMKTGALLRYGCIAGAILGQASQKEYQALDDYGRALGEAFQIADDLLDVEGDAAALGKPAGADAALGKTTFVTQLGIEGAKQRVRDLLARADGAVSIFGDRAAVLQAAARFVAERKN comes from the coding sequence ATGACTGGCACGTCCCCGTCCGATTTCGCCAAGCGCCTGGACAAGACCGCTGATGACACCGAGGCCCTGCTCGGGCGCCTGTTGTCGGACGACATCCTGCACGATGAGATCGCCCGGCCCAAGCGACTGATGGACGCAATGCGCTATTCCAGCCTGAACGGTGGCAAGCGTCTGCGGCCGTTCCTGGTGGTCGAGAGCGCAGCCGTATTCAGCGTGCCGCGCGAAGCGGCCCTGCTCGTCGGCGCCGCGCTCGAATGCATTCACTGCTATTCGCTGATCCACGACGATCTGCCGGCGATGGACAATTCGGATCTGCGCCGCGGCCGCCCCACCCTGCACAAGAAGACCGATGACGCCACCGCGATCCTTGCCGGCGACGGCCTGTTGACGCTCGCTTTCGACATCATCACCCGCGACGAGATCCACCGCGACGCCAATGTGCGACTGCTGCTGACGCGCGCACTGGCGCGCTGCGCCGGCATTGGCGGCATGGTCGGCGGCCAGATCCTCGACCTCGCCGGCGAAGGCCGCTTTGGCGGCAACGAGCCGATCGACGTCGCGCGTATTCAGCAGATGAAGACCGGCGCGCTGCTGCGCTACGGCTGCATCGCCGGGGCGATCCTCGGCCAGGCCTCGCAGAAGGAATATCAGGCGCTCGACGATTACGGACGCGCGCTCGGCGAAGCGTTCCAGATCGCGGACGACCTGCTCGACGTCGAGGGCGATGCGGCCGCGCTCGGCAAGCCGGCCGGCGCCGATGCCGCACTCGGCAAGACCACCTTCGTCACCCAGCTCGGCATCGAAGGCGCCAAGCAGCGCGTGCGCGACCTGCTCGCGCGCGCCGACGGCGCCGTGTCGATCTTCGGCGATCGCGCCGCCGTGCTGCAGGCCGCGGCGCGCTTCGTCGCCGAACGGAAGAACTGA
- a CDS encoding DUF1345 domain-containing protein has translation MAAGGKEDPALVRFRQMSRPMRLIYARPRTFIALGVGILVCLLLPGTHRLVTRLLFGWDALIAVYLVLVYTMMLCNDHHHIRRAAAMQDDGRFVILLVTATGAFASIAAIVSELGARHRGVVDLIIAITTIALSWAAVHTTFALHYAHDYYRNAKPGGLQFPSGDKEDQPDYWDFVYFSFVIGMTAQVSDVGITDKTIRRTATAHGIVSFIYNTALLALTVNIAASAISN, from the coding sequence ATGGCGGCCGGCGGCAAAGAGGATCCCGCCCTCGTCCGCTTCCGCCAGATGTCGCGGCCGATGCGGCTGATCTATGCGCGGCCGCGAACGTTCATCGCACTCGGCGTCGGCATTCTCGTCTGCCTGCTGCTGCCGGGCACGCACCGCCTGGTGACGCGACTGTTGTTCGGATGGGACGCTCTGATCGCGGTCTATCTCGTGCTGGTCTATACGATGATGCTGTGCAACGACCACCATCACATCCGCCGTGCTGCGGCGATGCAGGACGACGGCCGTTTCGTGATCCTGCTGGTGACCGCGACCGGCGCCTTTGCCAGCATCGCCGCAATCGTCTCCGAGCTCGGCGCACGACATCGCGGCGTCGTGGACTTGATCATCGCGATCACCACGATCGCGCTGTCATGGGCCGCCGTGCACACGACCTTCGCGCTGCATTACGCTCATGATTACTACCGCAACGCCAAGCCGGGCGGCTTGCAATTCCCGAGCGGCGACAAGGAAGATCAGCCCGATTATTGGGACTTCGTCTATTTCTCGTTCGTGATCGGCATGACCGCGCAGGTATCCGACGTCGGCATCACCGACAAGACCATCCGCCGCACCGCCACGGCCCATGGGATCGTGTCGTTCATCTACAACACGGCCCTGCTGGCGCTGACGGTGAACATCGCGGCGAGCGCAATTTCGAATTGA